From Daucus carota subsp. sativus chromosome 6, DH1 v3.0, whole genome shotgun sequence:
TCTGTCGTGGTAATTGTTTCCACCCTAGCTTCCTTGGCTGAAGGTTAGCTATTGCATGTCCATGAAGCAAATGTGAGAGCCACCAAACAATCTGTACAAGTGGATGTAATCACTTCCTCGCTGTGCTCTGTTTTGTAAAGCCCGACGTTTGTTAGAAGAGAAGGACTTTAGTCGACAACTCCTGTATTGAAAATAAAACTTGGAAATGCAGTGGTGATGTCCCTGGTACATAGATACAATATGAATGAATTTCAGAATCATATAGCATATAACACCTGAACAAATGATAGAAAGTgtttataattcaaatattgGTAATGTATATAGAAGTACTTTAGATGAGGAAGAGTCATATTCTTTAAAAGTGTGGGGTGCCGAACAGCAAAGGATTTCCATTCTTCTTTGCTAATTTTACCATCCTTGTCAGCATCTGCATCCTCAAAGGTCTGAGCCCACCAAAAAAAATGTGAGTTCAAAAAAGGACTACAAGGTGAATTGAAAAGTAtagttcaaaaaaataaaaaaatcaagtaACAGGTAATATCTCTTTCCTTGTCAATAATAGCTTCAAGAATCTCATCTGATAGAGATGCATTAGTTTCCTTCAAGATGGCGACTACCATTTGCATCACCTGAAGAATATAGTAACCCTTATCAACAGTGGAATATTGCGAGTACCTATGTAATATCTGATCATAGCCTCAAAGAAATCAGTAGATGGAAATATACAGAAATATAGGAGAAAATACACTGCATTAATCATTTTATGCTCATTCTTATGTAAGAGTAAATTATCTCCCTATCTGAGAAGCAACAAGATACTCACTTCTTCCCGTTCTATGAATCCAGTTTGTCTTAAATCATACAATCTAAATGCGACTGCATGAAACAAggagaaaataaattattgcatttcaaaatttatatgtcTACGAGCTTTTCGTCTTTAAATAGTaagcaaaacaaaaaacaaacaaattttcTGAAATACTCACACTCGATCTTTTCTGTAATAGAAGCAGCAGGATGGAAAACACCAAGGACATGCACGAACTCTTCAAATTCAATAACCCCATTTTGCTTTTCATCAAAAAGATCAAAGACCTGGATTAAACAAGATGTTATGGACCAAAGAAAGAGATGCATACAATGAAAGTTTATCGTTACTTTGGTAGACTGCAAGTTTGTTGAACTTGTGAAGATATAAAACATAAAGTTAAAGGTGCTTTAAATGTGATACACATGTCTTTATTTAGATCAATTAGGTGCTTTATGGATGAGCACATTGTTGTCTAATATACAGACTTTATAGTGTATAGAATAATAGGAACAGAAGAAAGTAAAATAATCAGATATGAGATCAATTCCTTGTGAAAAGTGATTGGTTAAATAAGCTGTTCCTATGAAGGCATTATTATATCATATCTTCAAAATTAGTAAAGGTCTGTAAATGCACTTTAGTGCATCTCAAGTCTCTACCCATGACACCAGGAGggcttttaagttttaactttTACCCTTAGCTGAATATAAAACTGTCAAACTATTGAATCATATTCTATACTGAAGTACATCTTAAATCTATCACTTTATGATAAATTGCTTGGCATGAAATTTACCAGACACACAACTAAATGAccatttttaaacatttttcatgAAATCCTTGCAACATTCCCTGAAAGAtgctaaaaactaaaaactgatCCAAAAATGaatttcaatttttgaattCTTATTTCAGGTAAGCAATATTAATAGACAACTTGTGGCATATAACTTACCTTGTccagaaaaatatttttgcCGGCGGATGAGTTGAACAAAGCCAATTGGAGCTCCTCCTTCAAATAACCACATCAATGATTATTCAATGTGTATCAAAAATAAGACATCTTATTTCCACACAAAAGAACCAATTTTATTCCTTATTTACATCATTAGAAATGATTGCTAACCATGCACAGTTGCACCAGAGACTAGACTACATACAAATTTTACCCACCACAATCTTACAGTGTTATTTGCCAAGATATGTCTGGCCTATTATATAAAATGGGTTGGGCCCACGTCAGTAAATTATACTAACTACAAGGTGTAGACATGTAGATTTTATTTTAAGGTGCTGGTGTAGGCATCACAAGGAATATAATGCTGGCTTCTCCCTGATGAAGATGGAGTTGTCGTCCTGGATACGCTGAGGATTTTGAGTTCAGCCCGCCTCACATCACAAGACTCTAAAAGACAACAAGGAGCACCTTAACAGCCTGAAGTGTCATACTACAAGGGAGTGTCAGCTCTAATCAGAGAAAACACCCTAGTATATTGACAATGATATGGATAAAGTAAAGTAGGGTCAACTGATAATTAAAGGTAATGAGATCAAGATGCGCTCTAGGGCGAGAACCCTAGCCTATTTAGGTTGTTTGTTCTCCCCAGAACTACATATGGCTCGATTACCAAGGTACACAGGCACATTGTGTAAGACTTTTTGAAAATCAATCCCGACCAAGAGAGGGAATTCTCCTTTGTCTTCGGATTACCATAATGTGAGCCACCGTTCTTTGCTTATCGTCACTATCATCAACCATCACCTCATAGATCTTATCCTCACAACATCCTCCGAATATTGTGTTATGAAATTCCTCAATGCCATGTAGTTAACAAATTATAGATGAAATTTGAATGCAATATACATCACATAATGTATACGTTATGCCTGATGCAGGTATCAGTGCTTCAAAAAACTCACTACAATTCGAAAATCAAATGAAAAGAGAACAGTAACCAATTTGAAACTCAAACTGAACGACTCAATTTCGAAGAGCTAGTCCAACAATGTCTTAGTGCATtcccaatatatattatactacaaGGACTTCTAGTGATTTAGTTAGGAACACTATTTTATAAACTCCAACACCAATCTTTGTATTCATTCTCcgtcattattattatatattagtaaCTGGGGACCAAAAGTGTAGGAAGTAGTGGCGATCAGAAGTGttaaaaatttgatgaaataattttttttattcctaAAAGTAAATAGCAACGGCCATGTTACTGGTGGGAAGTCCTGGTGATTTAGGGAGAGGAATACCTTGTGAATAAGACCATCATCTATAATTGAGCTACTCAATTTCTTAAACAGTTCCCGCAGTGCCTCCACTTCATTAACCGTAACTGCaacaataaaattgaattagacctCTAGCCTTTATAAATTAAGatctttcaaaaaattaagAGAGAGATGCAGAGAGGGGAAGGGGGAGAGATAGATAGAGAGATGGAGAGAtgaaaagggggagagagagagagagcgagggagggagagatggaaagggagagagggagagagagggagagagagagagagagcgagggagggagagatggaaaggagagagagagagagagagcaaacACGGAGTTTCTTGAGAAAGTCGAACGATATCGTTGAAGGTATAAAGAATAGGTTGAGCGGGCGATGAAGAAGGTTTCAAATGAAAGCAAGCAGCTAAATTGCAGACGAGAGCTTCACAGAGAGCTACGAATGGTATGAAAACAGCGCATATCTTCTCTCCAATTGTAAATGAGCTAGATCCCTGATGCGCATTCAAACATACATAGCAAGCAGTAAGTCATACATATACACAATGTATAGGTATAGATAGGGATTAAGTGGCGTACCCAGGTAGAGGAGCTTTTAGAGGAATTCATTTCCGACGCCGATCGGAATCGCAGCTTATTTTCAAAGATCTCCTCCTTTCCATTTTGATACGCGATCgtaattaaaacaataaaaaggcTTCGTCTAATCAAGTAAGTGTAATAATACTTTGGCACAACTCACGGCTAAACAGCTAAAGTTACAGTCACACGTGACTGACCacatctttttaattttattttgacctTGAACAAATTGAACGGGATATATGATTTATgagtattactccctccgtcccactgagttgtatacattgggggacggggacgcggcacggactttaatgctcctgtaaagtgtagttgtgtaatttatttttaaaattttctttttctgaattaaagtttggatgttatatttttattcagaaaaagaaaatctcaaaaataagttacggaactatattttataagagcattgaaatgcgtgtcgagcagttgaaaagaaacgtatacaattaaatgggacagagggagtataaaaaatagtacagttttttttgtttttttttgtgtatttcGGTTGAACGAGATAGATGGTTGTCTTATAAATATTAACTAGCCCTaaaacccgtgcaaggcacgggtacAGTTTCTAGTGATTcgatttataattcattttttttcttgaagAATTTGAAGCGACCAGTTTGATAttataagtttaaaattattgttgGAAATATATTCTATAAACATTTAGTTAATTTATCGTCTTCACTATCCCTCTAACTTTCTAGCATTATTGTGTTTAAAACATAACATGCAGGCGATTTTATACatcaattttaagaatttttttggcttgaattttctatatttctCCATCCATGTTACAAAAGGTTCAAGTATCGAATCCCGTCAACAACATAtcacaataaattattatttcaacacatataataaaatcattaatCATTGTAATTCAGATGTGCATCCCACGGGTTATAGgccaatatattattttagctgaatatgaaaaaaattgatcGTCGATCTGTGGTCGATATGGTGAGTTATAACGGTTTGATCACTTGattaaattgattacaattgttaaattttattttctatactTCTACATATATGCTACTTAAAGTTAATATTTTGAATCTCGTCAACAACATATCacactatatttttaatttcaacaCATACAAGAAAATTATTAGCAATTTAAATACACACGTGTATCGCACGAATAATGAGCTTGTATATTGTAATTGTCATATAGCTATATTCAATTATATTCCGCTCTAAAGTAGAATATGAAAAGTATGTTTTACACAGCTTTACATGTATTCAAGTGATATAAGATATTGTGTTCGGAATGACCTACTACatctcaaatataatattaaagtaTATCATCTAAATTATAGAGCTAACTTGACAAAGACGATTCTCATAAAAATTGTACTACAAAAAGTAAGAAAAACTAATATACACTCATTATTTTGATCAGATCTAAGACGGTCCATTTGTACTCTCGACATGTTTGATCAATATTGTAAATGTTCAGTATACCTTATACAATTCTGTATAATCGAGTCATCTACTACATTGTTTTTATATCTTATCTTGTATggacaaaaatttatattttaatttgattagtttgtttgttaattttaataaccatataatatatttaaaatgaaacaTAACTCAATTATTGGACTATAAAAGATGTATATCTCAATTTATacggatgttaaatttttaaatgaaaactgaattaaagatattatacgactacttaattatatatagagagagaatgaccattttcttatattttttctatataaatCTTAACACATAAAATTGATTTTCGTTATTTTAACCTTAAAGGCTAATTCAGTATGTATATATCAGTTCTGTATTTTCAATCATAACTATCATACAATTGTTTTCCCATTCTAATgatgattttatttgatttttcatttataaaaataaatccagTCAAATCCGATCAATCATATCTATTCATAAATGAAGTTTTAATtacttaatatatattatcaaatcTATGTATACGTACATGGTAAGATACTAATTAATATTCAATTGTAGTGCTCAATCTAGACGAAATGTGGATGGTTTTGATGTCAATATGATTAGCTCAAAGACGTTCATGTTAAAACGTTTTGGATGTCTAAGCAACTTGAATTcatgaattaaaataaatttaaataacttaCTTAAGTGCTATCAATTTTTTCAACTTTGAGAGTTTGTGTTTCAGTtctcttttcaaataaataaaatagttcATGAATTAATTGAAAATTGACGGTAATTAAGTTTtccaaaataaaatatcaaatattcttttgttCACACGACACAtactgttattttacaccaactaagagaaagattgtagaagggggggggggttgaatacaatcttttacaaatttaaaagattcaagaataatatactaagaacacagtaaacagaaaaacaccaagtattaaaaaaatacgggtggattgaatgatccacccgtgagattttatattgaagaatctgtggattgtttacaattcgcacagctgctggttcatcactcaaaacaagttctaactctcagatttttctctcaagtaatttgaacaagttcaactgatgctactaacttggttatatactccaagttttacaaagcttttagctagattacaaaatgcactctaatctaaaaacaatgctgcacaactttgtcttatgcatgctttctgagatgtcttcatctttgaccataatcttgatttgatccagattgcactgcatgagataagtatgtttctgcttcttctttattttcctaattaggcttccatgtctattttagtgtaattcgatccatgtgatttgtcagacttaagctctagtcactttcaactgctctttgcttcatcagttgaaagttctggttgctttcaactgctctttacttcatcagttgaaagttctggttgctttcaactgctctttactttatcagttgaatgcccggctcatcagttgaatgaattacagactccatcagttgaatgctgttccagtctcatcagttgaatccCTCAGCattatcagttgaatactttgtcttcagttgaatgcttgattttcatcagttgaaacatcatccagtcttcttcagttgaatagttacatctcatcagttgaatatccttcacttagataaaattacatggcattggatatttacaattagccatcctattctacccatccgttgataattcccaaagacaagaaatgtaacaattacaactgaaatttgataaagattctaagtaagacatgttacaaaatgtttatgttatcatcaaaaattattgattcctaacaatctcccccaatttatgactggagaagatgcagacataaattctacacttgatgataccAAAACATtagtaaaataaaatgcagaatttaaatacaagagttagaaaagtttacagataattatgctcctctagactgagcagttacttgttcctagaagatcttcttcttctggacttaagtttttcttcaagaatattgatctgtttctgaaagatcctgtagaaccattcttcatcactgtcttgtctgttgagcttggattggagagtcttcagagtattcaagctagcaaccttgagttgatctttaggtctgaaaaatctcctaacaccttgattgtccctaaattccatgactggagtaggttcatgatgaattttctttccagtgtagggaattttcagccttctttgtagactagcatctgagttccattccttcctgatctcaaggattctctttagtaccatttgctttgcaggtggtgtaaatcctccagtcctcttcatagatccatatatttttgttagagaactgaatccctcagaattcagaactctgtgaagaggtcagatgacatcacccttgtttttgtaagagaataccaatctttcaggtaattttgaagttgcttctattcctcttacttcttgaagatcatccagctccagctccaactcagaaatttcttcaatgttagcaataatgagatagtcatcagggttttcaggttcttttggaggtttaggaggattagccatcctcttagccacagacttgactttcttcttaggcttggaagtttcttgaaTAAGAAaggctggaattgggatatcttccaagtcaattggctcctcctttggcattattggctcatcatggaagttgacatctggatgtaccactgtggtgtccttgattggataggaaggctttgagataggcttttctggcacttcttctcttctcttggctgcctcaggcatcttagttttagatttgactctctttttctttggagaagattcaagaggcaatcttttctcatttagaagctcagctgccaactcctcttccagctcaatagcatacctttcatcaacctctatttggttcaaagagagttgggattcaaactcctctttttcacattctctggccacctcttcagcttttgcaaatgagtagtgaggatggccagttccaataaacagcttctggccttctctgtagatgatggcaaaatgagcttttaaggccacatctgcacagtctttgtaacttttgatctcttggcccaaaagcttgtattcattcttgtcaggcctggctagtggaaagtagattgagcttgagtcttttccaggcttgGAGTAGCCACAATTGCTTGGAAACAGAatgggcttgaactcattcaaaaatgatggctcacccttttctgtcttggaagggataacaatctcaggtgtaatcaccctgagaattgtggttgtggttggaaaagagatttgagctgtggtggctgtagaagatgtagaagatttcttgcccagttgagccactctctttgcaatagagtccaattctttcatcctttcaatctttagcttttccctttcagtgtggaaaggaggaggaatttggctgatcaattctgcaggagttggtaattctttctccccctttttgttagcagcaagtgtaggggatggactgggaagagaaacaccagaggcaagaagaagatgttgaagaagtccagtctgaattctttgatgctgcaacatctcatccattctagagtttaggatatagacatttccttccagagcttccacttgcttttccaatctgagttgtttttgctcagacgcagaaagagctgatttgacctgagctg
This genomic window contains:
- the LOC108227759 gene encoding calcineurin B-like protein 10 isoform X2: MNSSKSSSTWGSSSFTIGEKICAVFIPFVALCEALVCNLAACFHLKPSSSPAQPILYTFNDIVRLSQETPFTVNEVEALRELFKKLSSSIIDDGLIHKEELQLALFNSSAGKNIFLDKVFDLFDEKQNGVIEFEEFVHVLGVFHPAASITEKIEFAFRLYDLRQTGFIEREEVMQMVVAILKETNASLSDEILEAIIDKTFEDADADKDGKISKEEWKSFAVRHPTLLKNMTLPHLKDITTAFPSFIFNTGVVD
- the LOC108227759 gene encoding calcineurin B-like protein 10 isoform X1, encoding MNSSKSSSTWGSSSFTIGEKICAVFIPFVALCEALVCNLAACFHLKPSSSPAQPILYTFNDIVRLSQETPFTVNEVEALRELFKKLSSSIIDDGLIHKEELQLALFNSSAGKNIFLDKVFDLFDEKQNGVIEFEEFVHVLGVFHPAASITEKIEFAFRLYDLRQTGFIEREEILHRYSQYSTVDKGYYILQVMQMVVAILKETNASLSDEILEAIIDKTFEDADADKDGKISKEEWKSFAVRHPTLLKNMTLPHLKDITTAFPSFIFNTGVVD